In Salvelinus namaycush isolate Seneca chromosome 20, SaNama_1.0, whole genome shotgun sequence, the following proteins share a genomic window:
- the npepl1 gene encoding probable aminopeptidase NPEPL1, translating into MANVVLEFKASAGDSEPQNRPVLIVGQLNNLTQTNWTQVKGKLQPAVSEKVWQAALTALNPNPTDSCPLYLSHAAVAALPSRVSRHNSPSSAHFLSRLVRTCLPGGTSRCILVVCERSDVFASACAIARAFPIFSRRSASSRRTEKKEVTVEFITVGQDNGPLDLTILQCLANAADGVRLAARIVDTPCNEMNTDHFLEEIKAVGTELGISPVIIRGEELKQKGFGGIYGVGKAAVNPPALAVLSHKPDGATQTIAWVGKGIVYDTGGLSIKGKTNMPGMKRDCGGAAAILGAFKATVKQGFKDNLHAVFCLAENAVGPAATRPDDIHTLYSGKTVEINNTDAEGRLVLSDGVVYASKDLSADIILDMATLTGAQGISTGKYHCAVMTNSEQWEMACVSAGRSSGDLAHPLVYCPELHFSEFTSAVADMKNSVADRENATSSCAGLFIGSHLGFDWPGVWVHVDIASPVHAGERATGFGVALLMALFGQASDDPMLNQVSPLGAARINAASGEPMARDSKRRRLV; encoded by the exons ATGGCGAACGTGGTGCTCGAGTTCAAGGCTTCTGCTGGAGATTCGGAGCCCCAAAATCGCCCGGTCCTCATTGTCGGTCAACTGAATAACTTGACGCAAACAAACTGGACCCAGGTCAAGGGGAAATTGCAGCCAGCTGTCAGCGAAAAG GTCTGGCAGGCGGCTCTCACTGCTctgaaccctaaccctactgACAGCTGCCCTCTGTACTTGAGCCATGCAGCCGTGGCAGCCCTGCCCTCACGGGTTAGCAGACACAACAGCCCTTCCTCTGCCCACTTCCTTTCCCGTCTGGTCCGTACCTGCCTGCCTGGAGGGACAAGCCGCTGCATTCTG GTGGTGTGTGAGCGGTCTGATGTGTTTGCCTCAGCCTGTGCCATCGCCCGGGCTTTCCCTATATTCTCCCGTCGTTCTGCCTCCTCCCGCAGGACCGAGAAGAAAGAAGTCACTGTGGAGTTCATCACTGTGGGCCAAGACAACGGACCACTGGACCTCACTATACTGCAG TGTCTTGCCAATGCTGCTGATGGAGTGAGACTGGCAGCACGGATTGTGGACACACCGTGCAATGAGATGAATACTGATCACTTCTTGGAG GAGATTAAGGCAGTGGGGACTGAACTGGGCATTTCTCCTGTTATCATTCGAGGAGAGGAACTGAAACAGAAAGGATTTGGAG GGATCTATGGAGTGGGCAAGGCAGCGGTGAACCCCCCTGCTCTGGCAGTCCTGAGCCACAAACCAGATGGCGCCACCCAGACTATTGCATGGGTGGGCAAGGGAATCGTATATGACACTGGAGGCCTCAGCATCAAGGGAAAG ACCAACATGCCTGGGATGAAGAGAGACTGTGGTGGGGCCGCAGCCATTTTAGGAGCTTTCAAAGCTACTGTCAAACAG GGCTTCAAAGACAATCTCCATGCCGTATTCTGCCTGGCAGAGAATGCAGTCGGACCCGCTGCAACACGGCCAGATGACATCCACACACTCTACTCTGGAAA GACAGTGGAGATCAACAACACTGATGCCGAGGGCAGGCTGGTGCTGTCTGATGGTGTGGTGTATGCCAGCAAGGACCTCTCTGCTGACATCATCCTGGATATGGCCACCCTGACAGGGGCACAG GGGATCTCCACAGGGAAGTACCATTGTGCTGTGATGACCAACAGTGAGCAGTGGGAGATGGCATGTGTGAGTGCAGGCCGCAGCAGCGGAGACCTGGCTCACCCACTGGTCTACTGCCCAGAGCTGCACTTCAGTGAGTTCACCTCAGCTGTGGCAGACATGAAGAACTCTGTGGCT GACCGGGAGAATGCTACGAGCTCCTGTGCCGGCCTCTTCATCGGCTCTCACCTGGGCTTCGACTGGCCTGGGGTCTGGGTCCATGTGGACATAGCCTCGCCCGTCCATGCT GGGGAGCGTGCTACTGGCTTCGGCGTGGCTCTGCTCATGGCTCTGTTTGGCCAGGCTTCCGACGACCCCATGCTCAACCAGGTGTCTCCTCTGGGGGCGGCCAGAATAAATGCTGCGTCCGGGGAACCGATGGCGCGCGACAGCAAAAGGCGGAGACTGGTGTAA